From Halomarina salina, the proteins below share one genomic window:
- a CDS encoding halocyanin domain-containing protein, producing the protein MNRRRFLQTAGGAATVVATSGAVAAQEGNGSGGGGGNASGGNESGGGGGNASGGGGNASGGGGGGGSGPIDYGGWFSDVPYWGGDGSTQEMTGQSEATVTVGPSGVNSGNAYEPAAIHVDPGTTVVFEYASSGHNVLPESIPDGASWEGHSELSSSGTTYEHTFETAGIYEYYCQPHRSLGMKGAVAVGSVPRKAAAAGGGEAEPADPEHMGVPIQAHWVGIATILMIVSSLMFTFFLLKYGESAHTKGGN; encoded by the coding sequence ATGAATCGTCGGAGGTTTCTCCAGACCGCTGGCGGGGCAGCCACTGTGGTCGCCACCAGCGGCGCGGTTGCTGCGCAGGAGGGTAACGGCTCCGGTGGCGGCGGTGGGAACGCGTCGGGAGGAAACGAGTCCGGTGGTGGCGGCGGAAACGCGTCCGGCGGCGGTGGGAACGCATCCGGCGGCGGCGGTGGCGGCGGTAGTGGCCCCATCGACTACGGAGGCTGGTTCTCGGACGTCCCCTACTGGGGTGGAGACGGCTCTACCCAGGAGATGACCGGCCAGTCGGAAGCGACCGTTACCGTCGGCCCCAGTGGCGTCAACAGCGGCAACGCGTACGAGCCCGCCGCCATCCACGTCGACCCCGGCACGACCGTCGTGTTCGAGTACGCCAGTTCGGGCCACAACGTCCTCCCGGAGTCGATTCCCGACGGCGCGTCCTGGGAGGGGCACTCCGAACTGTCCAGCTCCGGCACCACCTACGAACACACCTTCGAGACCGCTGGCATCTACGAGTACTACTGCCAGCCACACCGTAGCCTCGGCATGAAGGGCGCAGTCGCCGTCGGCTCCGTCCCCCGGAAGGCCGCCGCAGCAGGCGGCGGGGAAGCCGAGCCGGCCGACCCCGAACACATGGGCGTGCCGATACAGGCCCACTGGGTCGGCATCGCGACGATTCTGATGATCGTCTCGTCGCTGATGTTCACCTTCTTCCTGCTCAAGTACGGCGAGAGCGCGCACACGAAGGGTGGGAACTGA
- a CDS encoding DUF2270 domain-containing protein, whose amino-acid sequence MGRGFFEESSAPGSAMAHLYRGEIHRMKLWRERLDRTSNWAVTLIAAILTYAFSSANRPHYVILVGVVMVTVFLVIEARRYRGYDMWRSRVRILQRNVFAYSLDPSQGIEDPDWRPRLSRDYREPRAKISYEEAIAHRLRRVYLPLFTVLLAAWLVRILVTPDAGSAWPPSAAVGAVPGTVATALVAAFYLVLVGITFRPRVWQATGELRRSDVGAWDDIK is encoded by the coding sequence ATGGGCCGCGGGTTCTTCGAGGAGTCGAGTGCTCCGGGATCGGCGATGGCGCACCTCTACCGCGGCGAGATCCATCGGATGAAGCTCTGGCGCGAGCGCCTCGACCGGACCTCGAACTGGGCGGTGACGCTCATCGCGGCCATCCTGACGTACGCCTTCTCGAGTGCCAACCGACCCCACTACGTCATCCTCGTCGGCGTCGTGATGGTGACGGTGTTCCTCGTCATCGAGGCTCGACGCTACCGTGGGTACGACATGTGGCGCTCTCGCGTCCGGATTCTCCAGCGCAACGTGTTCGCGTACTCGCTGGACCCCTCGCAGGGCATCGAGGACCCCGACTGGCGGCCGCGCCTCTCGCGTGACTACCGCGAGCCGCGCGCGAAGATATCCTACGAGGAGGCCATCGCCCACCGCCTGCGCCGGGTGTACCTGCCGCTGTTCACGGTACTGCTCGCGGCGTGGCTGGTCCGCATCCTCGTCACTCCCGACGCCGGCAGTGCGTGGCCCCCGAGCGCCGCGGTGGGAGCTGTCCCGGGGACGGTCGCCACGGCGCTCGTCGCCGCGTTCTACCTCGTGCTCGTCGGCATCACGTTCCGACCGCGCGTCTGGCAGGCGACCGGCGAACTCCGGCGAAGCGACGTCGGCGCGTGGGACGACATCAAGTGA
- a CDS encoding FAD-dependent oxidoreductase has product MDDRSALEEESTARDYDVVVVGGGPAGCSTGVFTARYGLDTAIFDRGNSSIRRCAYLENYLGFPAGIDIDTLYELLHDHAEEAGCDLVSDMVVSVERDHEDDGFVVETQEGRTVTCQRVVPAARYDADFLRPLGEEAAMFDTHDHGDGEHEHFDRDYPEEDGTTPIDGLYVAAPAGDAEAQAIMAAGHGAGVGRSIVADVRREQGYPEGLADHWDWLRKEAELTGEWADRDRWREYADGQRPEGHEMSDERWESLREQEIDRRFDTYVDEGTVERRAVRGQRRLLDHLDDDLILDAARDIEAARESAAPEE; this is encoded by the coding sequence TTCACCGCGCGGTACGGGCTCGACACCGCGATATTCGACCGGGGGAACTCCTCGATTCGGCGGTGTGCGTATCTGGAGAACTACCTCGGGTTCCCCGCGGGCATCGACATCGACACCCTCTACGAGCTGCTGCACGACCACGCCGAGGAGGCGGGCTGTGACCTCGTCTCGGACATGGTCGTGTCCGTCGAACGCGACCACGAGGACGACGGCTTCGTCGTCGAGACCCAGGAGGGACGGACCGTCACGTGCCAGCGGGTCGTCCCGGCCGCGCGCTACGACGCGGATTTTCTCCGCCCGCTCGGCGAGGAGGCGGCGATGTTCGACACTCACGACCACGGCGACGGAGAGCACGAGCATTTCGACCGCGACTACCCCGAGGAGGACGGGACGACGCCCATCGACGGCCTGTACGTCGCAGCACCGGCCGGTGACGCCGAGGCGCAGGCCATCATGGCCGCCGGTCACGGGGCGGGCGTCGGCCGGAGCATCGTCGCCGACGTGCGCCGCGAGCAGGGGTATCCCGAGGGCCTGGCCGACCACTGGGACTGGCTCCGGAAGGAGGCCGAACTGACCGGCGAGTGGGCAGACCGGGACCGATGGCGGGAGTACGCCGACGGCCAGCGACCGGAGGGCCACGAGATGAGCGACGAGCGCTGGGAGTCGCTGCGCGAACAGGAGATCGACCGTCGGTTCGACACCTACGTCGACGAGGGGACGGTCGAGCGTCGCGCCGTGCGCGGACAGCGACGGCTCCTCGACCACCTCGACGACGACCTGATACTCGACGCCGCCCGCGACATCGAGGCCGCCCGCGAGTCGGCAGCACCCGAGGAGTGA
- a CDS encoding PQQ-binding-like beta-propeller repeat protein — translation MRLRTYGAVALVVVALSAVVFIGLGSPTSGTFTENWVSDTARENERNHHAVGASDGRDLVVAPVAEAGGDEAEYTDTSCTLARLAATNGSVAWRTSVPPDECFTHALTEPDIGDLDGNGNVSVVAATFGGDLVAYDARTGASEWSVPLVETAGERRSYGYGRPTIGELLPADGREVVVSDVNGNVVAVEADGNVAWRYSLSQAGMDGVTVSSRPLVGDVDGDGAAEVVVSSNDGVVVLDADGELLWERTLPASYLASGQADDDPQREIAVGYQTQVALLDGASGETEWSREADEAVRFREVADGDGDGAAELYVGYQNGTVGALDLATGRPEWTSTLASDSTVWAPTLGDGDGDGTDELFVPTQSGLVTAVDPADGSELAAYQREVPIWTHLTPADVDGDGRTEVFVRYGDGRVVSLTYDG, via the coding sequence ATGCGTCTCCGAACCTACGGAGCCGTCGCCCTGGTGGTCGTAGCGTTGAGCGCCGTCGTGTTCATCGGCCTCGGGTCGCCCACGAGCGGAACGTTCACCGAGAACTGGGTCAGCGACACCGCACGCGAGAACGAACGGAACCACCACGCCGTCGGTGCGAGCGACGGACGGGACCTCGTCGTCGCACCCGTCGCGGAGGCCGGAGGGGACGAAGCTGAGTACACCGACACCTCCTGCACGCTGGCCAGGTTGGCGGCGACGAACGGGTCTGTCGCCTGGCGGACGTCGGTACCACCGGACGAGTGTTTCACACACGCCCTGACCGAACCGGACATCGGTGACCTCGACGGCAACGGGAACGTCTCCGTCGTCGCCGCCACGTTCGGCGGTGACCTCGTCGCGTACGACGCCAGGACCGGGGCGAGCGAGTGGAGCGTCCCCCTCGTGGAGACGGCAGGCGAGCGGCGCTCCTACGGATACGGGCGTCCGACCATCGGTGAGCTACTCCCGGCGGACGGTCGAGAGGTGGTCGTCAGCGACGTGAACGGGAACGTCGTCGCCGTCGAGGCGGACGGGAACGTCGCCTGGCGGTACTCGCTCTCCCAGGCCGGCATGGACGGCGTCACCGTCAGTAGTCGGCCGCTCGTCGGCGACGTGGACGGGGACGGCGCTGCCGAGGTGGTCGTCTCCTCGAACGACGGCGTCGTCGTCCTCGACGCAGACGGCGAACTCCTGTGGGAACGGACGCTCCCCGCGTCGTACCTCGCGTCCGGTCAGGCCGACGACGACCCGCAACGCGAGATAGCGGTGGGGTACCAGACGCAGGTCGCCCTGCTGGACGGGGCGTCCGGAGAGACCGAGTGGAGCCGAGAGGCGGACGAAGCAGTTCGGTTCCGGGAGGTGGCGGACGGCGACGGTGACGGCGCTGCCGAACTCTACGTGGGCTATCAGAACGGAACCGTCGGCGCGCTCGACCTGGCCACGGGTCGCCCCGAGTGGACGTCGACGCTCGCGAGCGACAGCACGGTCTGGGCACCTACACTCGGTGACGGCGACGGGGACGGGACCGACGAGCTGTTCGTCCCGACCCAGTCCGGACTCGTCACCGCCGTCGACCCGGCCGACGGCAGCGAACTCGCGGCGTACCAGCGGGAGGTCCCCATCTGGACGCATCTGACGCCTGCGGACGTCGACGGCGACGGGAGGACGGAGGTGTTCGTCCGGTACGGCGACGGGCGGGTCGTCTCGCTGACGTACGACGGATAG
- a CDS encoding halocyanin domain-containing protein has product MNRRTFLRTVGGATAVGASAQSVSAQEGNESGGSGNGSGGSSGGNGSGGGGGGTGPIDYGGWFSDVPYWGGPGSTEEMTGQSEVTIAVGASANSGNSYQPGAVHVDPGTTVIWEWEGSGHNVLPESIPGGASWEGSSELSSSGATYEHTFETAGIYEYYCEPHLGLGMKGAVAVGTVPRSAPAAPVEPAVSDQAKTLGVATMIALVSTLSLAFFFLKYGGDYE; this is encoded by the coding sequence ATGAACCGCCGAACGTTCCTCCGTACTGTCGGAGGGGCGACTGCCGTTGGTGCCTCTGCTCAGTCAGTCAGTGCACAGGAGGGGAACGAGTCCGGTGGTAGTGGTAACGGATCGGGAGGCAGTTCGGGAGGTAACGGTTCGGGTGGTGGCGGCGGCGGTACCGGCCCCATCGACTACGGAGGCTGGTTCTCGGACGTCCCCTACTGGGGTGGGCCGGGGTCCACCGAGGAGATGACCGGCCAGTCGGAAGTGACGATCGCCGTCGGGGCCAGCGCCAACAGCGGAAACTCCTACCAGCCCGGCGCGGTCCACGTCGACCCCGGCACGACCGTCATCTGGGAGTGGGAAGGGTCGGGCCACAACGTCCTCCCGGAGTCGATTCCCGGCGGCGCGTCCTGGGAGGGGAGCTCGGAACTGTCCAGCTCCGGCGCCACCTACGAGCACACCTTCGAGACCGCTGGCATCTACGAGTACTACTGCGAACCGCACCTCGGCCTCGGGATGAAGGGCGCCGTCGCCGTCGGCACCGTCCCACGGTCGGCCCCCGCCGCTCCCGTCGAACCGGCTGTGTCCGACCAGGCGAAGACGCTAGGCGTGGCGACCATGATCGCGTTGGTCTCGACGCTCAGTCTGGCGTTCTTCTTCCTCAAGTACGGAGGCGACTATGAGTAA